One Coffea arabica cultivar ET-39 chromosome 5c, Coffea Arabica ET-39 HiFi, whole genome shotgun sequence DNA window includes the following coding sequences:
- the LOC113691059 gene encoding trans-resveratrol di-O-methyltransferase-like has protein sequence MERVENLTELLEAQHHVGNQMLNFRKSASLKCAIELGIPDAINQHGKPITLSELVSALPINPSKANHIYRLMRFLSNAGFFVLQDQGYALTAAGRLLLKEEPFNLRAFIFYMSDPVLVKPWNSLTEWFRNDDPSPFHTAHGKNFWAYAAEEPNFANLFNEAMANDSTLIVQVMMTQCKFVFDGLTSLADVGGGTGAVARAIAQNFPNLKCVVCDLPHVIAGQEGTENLDFVAGDMLEKVPAADAILLKWILHDWSDEDCVKILKNCKEAIPGRDKGGKVIIIDMILESQVKDDDSVETQVGVDMQMLMCYGAKERSEKEWAKLFQDAGFSDYKILPALGVCCLIVVYP, from the exons ATGGAAAGAGTGGAGAATCTTACTGAGCTTCTCGAAGCTCAACATCATGTAGGCAACCAAATGCTCAACTTCAGAAAGTCTGCATCTCTAAAATGTGCAATTGAACTGGGAATCCCGGATGCCATCAATCAGCATGGGAAGCCTATCACACTTTCTGAGCTGGTTTCTGCCCTTCCAATTAACCCTTCGAAGGCTAACCACATCTATCGCTTGATGCGATTCTTATCAAATGCCGGCTTCTTTGTTCTACAAGATCAAGGCTATGCCCTCACAGCTGCAGGCCGTCTTCTTTTAAAAGAGGAGCCTTTCAATTTAAGGGCATTTATCTTTTATATGAGCGATCCTGTTTTAGTGAAGCCCTGGAATTCCTTGACTGAGTGGTTCAGGAATGATGATCCCTCTCCATTTCATACGGCGCACGGGAAAAACTTCTGGGCTTATGCTGCTGAAGAGCCTAATTTTGCAAACCTCTTCAATGAAGCCATGGCCAATGATTCTACTTTAATCGTTCAGGTGATGATGACCCAATGCAAGTTTGTGTTTGACGGCTTGACATCTTTAGCGGATGTTGGGGGTGGCACAGGGGCAGTTGCTAGGGCCATTGCCCAAAATTTCCCCAACTTGAAGTGTGTTGTCTGTGATCTCCCACACGTGATTGCCGGCCAAGAGGGAACTGAGAACTTGGACTTCGTTGCAGGGGATATGCTAGAGAAGGTACCTGCTGCTGATGCAATCTTGCTCAAG TGGATTCTCCATGACTGGAGTGACGAAGATTGTGTGAAGATTCTCAAGAACTGCAAAGAGGCTATTCCAGGGAGAGACAAAGGGGGAAAAGTCATTATTATCGACATGATTTTGGAAAGCCAGGTGAAAGACGACGATTCAGTTGAAACACAAGTTGGTGTGGATATGCAGATGTTGATGTGTTACGGTGCTAAAGAAAGATCTGAGAAAGAATGGGCAAAGCTATTCCAAGATGCTGGTTTCAGTGACTACAAAATACTTCCAGCGTTGGGTGTGTGCTGTCTCATTGTGGTTTATCCTTAG